The Bacteroidales bacterium genome has a segment encoding these proteins:
- the ade gene encoding adenine deaminase, translating to MHDYNEIRLSGNIVDLLREKIFKGTVVIRDGKIAAIEPGDVAGEHYILPGFIDAHVHIESSMLIPSEFARLAVVHGTVATVSDPHEIANVLGMDGLDYMIENGKQVPFKFFFGAPSCVPATGFESSGAVIDAKQIDALLARPDIYYLSEMMNFPGVLYNDAEVMAKLAAARTYNKPVDGHAPGLKGDDARKYIAAGITTDHECFGMEEALDKIEYGMKIQIREGSAARNFEALVPLLEDHADKVLFCSDDKHPDDLVKGHINQLVQRAVATGHPAMKVLRSAILNPVEHYGLEVGLLRPGDDADLIVVKDLKDFAVLKTYIRGTLVAENGKTLIKSVKASTPNHFVAKKISPEQLAVKASGDKMRVIKVIPGELITEEMIVVPKTEKGQVVANLDRDILKLVVINRYQKAEPAIAFIHNLGFRSGAIASTVAHDSHNIIAAGTSDTEIVRAINLLIESKGGIVLVNGEQEHLLPLPVAGLMSADDGYKTAAAYEKINHLTRQLGTQLEAPFMALSFMALLVIPKLKLSDAGLFDGTKFGFTSLFVDQ from the coding sequence ATGCACGATTATAACGAAATACGCCTTTCAGGAAATATTGTGGATTTACTCCGGGAAAAGATTTTTAAAGGAACGGTAGTAATCCGCGACGGGAAAATTGCAGCCATCGAACCTGGCGATGTTGCCGGGGAACATTACATCCTGCCGGGTTTTATCGATGCGCACGTACACATCGAAAGCAGTATGCTGATTCCTTCGGAGTTTGCGCGGCTGGCTGTTGTGCATGGCACGGTGGCTACGGTTAGTGATCCGCACGAAATTGCCAACGTGCTGGGAATGGACGGTTTGGATTACATGATAGAAAATGGCAAACAGGTGCCTTTCAAATTTTTCTTTGGGGCGCCTTCGTGTGTGCCAGCTACCGGTTTTGAAAGCTCCGGAGCAGTGATCGATGCAAAACAAATAGATGCGCTGCTGGCCAGACCCGACATTTATTACCTTTCGGAGATGATGAACTTTCCGGGCGTGCTCTACAACGACGCCGAAGTGATGGCCAAGCTGGCAGCAGCCCGCACATACAACAAGCCTGTGGATGGCCATGCTCCCGGCCTCAAAGGCGACGATGCACGCAAATACATCGCGGCGGGCATCACCACCGACCACGAGTGTTTCGGTATGGAAGAGGCGCTGGATAAGATAGAATATGGGATGAAGATACAGATTCGAGAAGGCAGTGCCGCGCGCAACTTTGAGGCGTTGGTGCCGCTGCTCGAAGACCATGCCGACAAGGTCCTCTTTTGCTCCGACGACAAGCATCCCGACGATCTGGTAAAAGGCCACATCAACCAGTTGGTGCAACGTGCCGTTGCTACCGGCCACCCGGCTATGAAAGTGTTGCGCAGCGCCATTCTTAATCCTGTCGAACATTACGGCCTGGAAGTGGGGCTGCTCCGACCCGGCGACGATGCCGACCTGATTGTGGTAAAAGACCTTAAAGATTTCGCCGTTTTAAAAACCTACATCCGCGGCACGTTGGTAGCCGAAAACGGGAAGACGTTAATCAAAAGCGTGAAGGCAAGCACACCCAATCATTTTGTTGCTAAAAAAATATCACCGGAGCAGCTTGCAGTAAAAGCGTCGGGGGATAAAATGCGGGTGATAAAAGTGATCCCCGGCGAACTAATCACCGAAGAAATGATTGTTGTGCCGAAAACCGAAAAGGGTCAGGTGGTTGCCAATCTCGACCGCGATATTCTGAAGCTGGTGGTGATCAACCGTTATCAAAAAGCAGAACCGGCCATTGCTTTTATTCACAACCTGGGTTTCCGAAGCGGCGCTATTGCCAGCACCGTAGCGCACGACAGCCACAACATCATCGCTGCAGGCACCTCCGACACAGAAATAGTACGCGCCATCAATCTTCTCATCGAAAGCAAAGGCGGAATTGTTTTGGTGAATGGTGAGCAGGAACATCTGCTGCCTTTGCCGGTAGCAGGACTGATGTCGGCAGATGATGGATACAAAACGGCAGCTGCCTACGAAAAGATCAATCACCTCACCCGGCAACTGGGCACCCAACTGGAAGCTCCCTTTATGGCACTGTCGTTTATGGCGCTGCTGGTAATTCCTAAGCTTAAGCTAAGCGACGCCGGACTTTTCGACGGAACCAAATTTGGATTTACAAGTTTGTTTGTTGATCAATAA
- a CDS encoding PhoH family protein, with amino-acid sequence MTEKTISIETYNPLEIFGVNDANLNLLKSHFPKLKIVARGMEIKVLGNKNEIHDFERMFQLMMMHYERFGKISERDTRDLLGSDGEELPTVAFDNTDVLVYGMHGKVIKARTPNQQRMVESARQNDLLFAIGPAGTGKTYTAVALAVQALKNKEVRRIILTRPAVEAGENLGFLPGDLKDKLDPYLQPLYDALRDMLSPPKLLGYLEDGTIEIAPLAFMRGRTLDNAFAILDEAQNATENQLKMFLTRMGSSAKFMVTGDITQIDLPRNQSSGLVQATRILRDIPGIDFIFLNEKDILRHKLVTRIIKAYSNPTANNNTTKTPSDEQHSDKDRLQL; translated from the coding sequence ATGACAGAAAAAACCATTTCCATTGAAACCTACAACCCTTTAGAAATCTTTGGCGTTAACGATGCCAACCTCAATCTCCTGAAATCCCATTTCCCAAAGTTGAAAATTGTAGCGCGCGGCATGGAAATAAAAGTGCTGGGCAACAAAAATGAAATCCATGACTTTGAACGGATGTTTCAGCTGATGATGATGCACTACGAGCGCTTTGGCAAAATCAGCGAACGCGACACCCGCGACCTGCTTGGCAGCGATGGAGAAGAACTTCCCACGGTTGCATTCGACAACACCGACGTGCTGGTTTACGGCATGCACGGCAAAGTGATAAAGGCACGTACGCCCAACCAGCAACGCATGGTGGAGAGCGCCAGGCAAAACGATCTGCTTTTTGCCATCGGCCCCGCCGGCACCGGAAAAACTTACACCGCCGTAGCGCTGGCCGTGCAGGCACTGAAAAACAAAGAGGTGCGCCGCATCATCCTTACCCGACCCGCAGTAGAAGCCGGCGAAAATCTTGGTTTCCTGCCCGGCGACCTCAAAGACAAACTCGACCCGTATCTGCAGCCGCTTTACGACGCTTTGCGCGACATGCTCTCACCACCGAAACTCCTGGGCTACCTCGAAGACGGAACCATCGAAATTGCGCCGCTGGCTTTTATGCGTGGCCGCACCCTCGACAATGCTTTTGCCATCCTCGACGAAGCACAAAACGCTACCGAAAACCAGCTCAAGATGTTCCTCACACGCATGGGAAGCTCGGCCAAATTTATGGTAACCGGCGACATCACCCAAATCGACCTACCACGTAACCAATCCTCCGGGCTGGTGCAGGCAACGCGTATTCTGCGCGACATCCCCGGCATCGACTTTATATTCCTCAACGAAAAGGATATCCTCCGCCACAAGTTGGTAACACGCATCATCAAAGCTTACAGCAATCCAACGGCAAATAATAACACCACAAAAACACCCAGCGATGAACAACACAGTGACAAAGACCGACTTCAGCTTTGA
- a CDS encoding L,D-transpeptidase, giving the protein MDDKTELIGSSRELWLITASRNFFARVHRLFHPLPLLAWLSMWLLTSVLVLLLFFLFALPWLQNLQPFFYAPQAKIESVSGDAEQSGAMMAMIEKDIARQQKVLATKMPRTNFLVINTRENKFTLRSGDDALRSGFCSTGSYTLLVKSDKEKWAFQTPRGVLTVRSKTSSPVWKKPDWAFVEEGLPVPSANHPSRYDYSTLGDYALYLGDGYLIHGTLYQRLLGLPVTHGCIRLGDDDLEAIYKAMPTGAKVFIY; this is encoded by the coding sequence ATGGATGACAAAACTGAATTGATTGGAAGCAGTCGGGAGCTATGGCTGATAACCGCATCGCGCAACTTTTTCGCGAGGGTGCATCGGCTGTTCCATCCTCTCCCTTTGTTGGCCTGGCTATCGATGTGGCTGTTGACGTCTGTTTTGGTTTTGCTGCTGTTTTTTCTGTTTGCATTGCCATGGCTTCAAAATCTTCAGCCTTTTTTCTATGCGCCGCAGGCAAAGATAGAATCTGTGTCAGGCGATGCCGAACAATCGGGTGCCATGATGGCGATGATCGAAAAAGATATTGCCAGACAGCAAAAGGTGCTGGCAACAAAAATGCCCCGCACCAACTTTCTGGTCATCAACACCCGCGAGAACAAATTTACGCTTCGCTCCGGCGATGATGCTTTGCGTTCCGGTTTTTGCTCCACCGGGAGTTACACATTGCTGGTAAAATCGGATAAAGAAAAGTGGGCTTTCCAGACGCCGCGTGGCGTGCTGACGGTGCGTAGCAAGACCTCTTCGCCGGTTTGGAAAAAACCCGACTGGGCTTTTGTGGAAGAAGGCCTGCCTGTCCCCTCTGCCAATCATCCTTCGCGCTACGACTATTCCACCCTGGGCGACTATGCGCTCTATCTTGGCGACGGATACCTGATTCATGGTACGCTTTATCAACGATTGCTCGGGTTGCCCGTTACGCATGGCTGCATCCGTCTGGGCGACGATGATCTGGAAGCCATCTATAAAGCCATGCCGACTGGGGCCAAAGTTTTTATTTATTAA
- a CDS encoding phosphoribosylaminoimidazolesuccinocarboxamide synthase translates to MNNTVTKTDFSFDGQKSLYKGKVRDVYNIRDQYLVMVATDRISAFDVVLPRGIPYKGQVLNQIAAKFLDATADIAPNWKIDVPDPMVTVGILCEPFPIEMIIRGYLTGSSWRSYSKRARQICGVPIPDGMKEHQAFPQPIITPTTKATVGHDEDISKEEIIKQGLVSKEDYEQLEKYTAALFERGTAMALQKGLILVDTKYEFGKRDDTIYLIDEIHTPDSSRYFYSEGYEERQQKGKPQKQLSKEFVREWLMENNFYGQIGHPVPEMTDDIVEMVSDRYIELYESITGEPFHKADSTQVIARIEKNIKEFLQG, encoded by the coding sequence ATGAACAACACAGTGACAAAGACCGACTTCAGCTTTGACGGACAAAAAAGCCTCTACAAAGGCAAAGTCCGCGACGTTTATAATATCCGCGACCAATATCTAGTGATGGTTGCCACCGATCGCATCTCGGCGTTTGATGTGGTGCTGCCGCGCGGCATTCCCTACAAGGGGCAGGTGCTCAACCAGATTGCCGCCAAATTTCTGGATGCCACTGCCGACATCGCCCCCAACTGGAAAATTGATGTGCCCGACCCGATGGTTACGGTGGGCATACTTTGCGAGCCTTTTCCTATCGAGATGATCATCCGCGGCTATCTCACCGGCAGCTCCTGGCGCAGCTATTCCAAACGCGCCCGCCAGATTTGTGGCGTCCCCATCCCCGACGGCATGAAAGAGCACCAGGCTTTCCCGCAGCCCATCATCACACCTACTACCAAAGCTACCGTAGGCCACGATGAGGATATTTCGAAAGAAGAAATCATCAAACAAGGATTGGTTTCTAAAGAAGATTACGAGCAGCTCGAAAAATATACCGCAGCACTTTTTGAGCGCGGCACCGCGATGGCCCTGCAAAAAGGTTTGATACTGGTGGATACAAAATATGAGTTTGGCAAACGCGATGACACAATCTATCTCATCGACGAAATTCATACGCCCGACTCGTCGCGCTACTTTTATAGCGAAGGCTACGAAGAGCGCCAGCAAAAAGGTAAGCCGCAAAAACAACTCTCCAAAGAATTTGTGCGCGAGTGGCTGATGGAAAATAACTTTTATGGACAAATCGGGCATCCGGTTCCCGAAATGACTGATGACATTGTGGAGATGGTCTCCGACCGTTACATCGAACTTTACGAATCCATCACCGGCGAACCCTTTCACAAAGCCGACAGCACACAGGTAATCGCCCGCATCGAGAAGAATATCAAGGAGTTTTTGCAGGGATGA
- a CDS encoding RNA polymerase sigma factor has translation MANVAKYSTVKDEELVRQITEEHQTALFGILYARYHKKVADKSYSLLKNSELSQEAVQVIFIRAYERLPGFRGEAAFSSWLYSITYNYCIDFLRKQKQLHYPEWNSQQDLSEIIDEENEDIERFDDELFTRLLDEIHPEEKALLMMKYIDNISIRDISIALRISESAAKMRLKRARARLLFLYQEKNKDTSQE, from the coding sequence ATGGCAAATGTGGCCAAATACAGCACAGTGAAAGATGAAGAATTGGTGCGTCAGATTACCGAAGAACACCAAACCGCTCTTTTCGGCATACTGTATGCTCGTTATCACAAAAAGGTAGCCGACAAAAGCTACAGTCTGCTCAAAAACAGTGAGCTGTCGCAGGAGGCTGTGCAGGTTATTTTTATCCGCGCCTACGAGCGGCTGCCGGGATTCCGCGGCGAAGCTGCCTTTTCGTCGTGGCTCTACTCCATCACCTATAATTATTGTATCGACTTTTTGCGTAAGCAAAAACAACTGCATTATCCCGAATGGAACAGCCAGCAGGATTTATCAGAAATTATCGACGAAGAAAACGAAGATATCGAACGTTTTGATGATGAGTTGTTCACACGGCTACTCGACGAAATACACCCGGAAGAAAAAGCCCTGCTGATGATGAAATACATCGACAACATCTCCATCCGCGACATCAGCATCGCCCTGCGCATAAGCGAAAGCGCTGCCAAAATGCGCCTCAAACGTGCCCGCGCACGTTTGCTCTTTTTGTATCAGGAAAAAAATAAAGACACTTCGCAAGAGTGA
- a CDS encoding Ig-like domain-containing protein — protein sequence MTIKAKVWKYGWQLLLMAVVVVFAGRCANPVTPGGGPRDIEPPIVLSSVPENQAIFFNKKSIVLHFDEFVKIKNPDQQVLISPPLETKPEYRLRGKSLIIDLKSELEPNTTYSIFFGNAIVDLAEENPLVDYSYVFSTGAYIDSMAIAGEVLMAFNRQPVEGAFVMLYPPHIDTVPDDSLPMLVRPLYVAKTNKQGQFLLTNLRNEPYRIFALKDLNSNYLFDQPDEEIAFIDSLLKPEAMEHAHFVEKAYADTLDADSVFAERHIADTLIVEPIAGDTLLTDSISTKHDHAFYILEMFKQVDSTLRIASVESFYPPRFQINFTAPATSLHLRVLDGTAESDWNIMETSRYHDTITWWVTDTAIDSLRLEVSNPDEVLDTLQLAFAPPEKKPARRPRGDEELERPERIAISANIKGRKLNLGKPLVLTIDAPLARYNFDRSLMVEGEDTLGAAPFVAIDSIQRKFQFEHQLKEDTRYEIIFSDSIFYSIYGLTNDSLGFAFSTGSLREYGSILLNVSLDSTARPYIIQLLDAKERVLREFYLTESQQVQMDFLKPDTYLIKAIADRRPNRRWDTGVYTDGRQPERVYYFPDELIVRANWDIEKTWKLP from the coding sequence ATGACAATAAAGGCGAAGGTTTGGAAGTATGGGTGGCAATTGCTGCTGATGGCCGTGGTGGTGGTTTTTGCCGGGCGCTGCGCCAATCCCGTGACGCCTGGTGGCGGTCCGCGTGACATAGAGCCGCCGATAGTTCTGAGCAGCGTTCCGGAAAACCAGGCTATCTTCTTTAATAAAAAATCTATTGTACTTCATTTTGATGAATTTGTAAAAATTAAAAACCCGGATCAGCAGGTGCTTATTTCGCCACCGCTCGAAACAAAACCGGAATACAGACTCCGCGGCAAGTCGCTGATTATTGATCTAAAGTCGGAGCTGGAGCCAAACACCACCTACTCTATTTTCTTTGGTAATGCCATCGTCGATCTGGCCGAAGAAAACCCGCTGGTCGATTACAGCTATGTTTTTTCCACCGGCGCCTACATCGACTCGATGGCCATCGCCGGCGAGGTGCTCATGGCCTTCAACCGGCAGCCTGTCGAAGGCGCTTTTGTGATGCTTTATCCGCCGCACATCGACACGGTTCCCGACGACTCGCTGCCCATGCTCGTCCGGCCGCTTTATGTTGCCAAAACCAATAAGCAAGGACAATTTCTGTTGACAAATCTGCGCAACGAGCCGTATCGGATTTTTGCTTTGAAAGACCTCAACAGCAACTACCTTTTCGACCAGCCGGACGAAGAGATTGCTTTTATCGATTCGTTGTTGAAACCCGAGGCGATGGAACACGCACACTTTGTTGAAAAGGCTTACGCCGATACGCTTGACGCGGATTCCGTTTTTGCCGAAAGGCATATTGCCGATACACTTATCGTGGAACCCATTGCCGGCGATACTTTGCTCACCGACAGCATCAGCACAAAGCACGACCATGCTTTTTATATCCTGGAAATGTTTAAACAGGTGGATTCGACGCTGCGCATAGCCTCGGTGGAGAGTTTTTATCCACCGCGGTTTCAGATCAATTTTACGGCGCCGGCTACAAGTCTGCATTTGCGTGTGCTTGATGGTACGGCTGAATCCGATTGGAACATTATGGAAACCAGCAGATACCACGACACCATTACGTGGTGGGTTACTGATACAGCCATCGACAGCTTGCGGCTGGAAGTTTCCAATCCGGATGAAGTACTCGATACGCTGCAGCTCGCTTTTGCACCACCCGAAAAAAAGCCTGCGCGGAGACCGAGGGGTGATGAGGAGCTGGAGCGACCCGAGCGGATTGCCATCTCTGCCAATATCAAAGGCCGGAAGCTCAACCTTGGGAAGCCACTGGTTTTGACAATTGACGCACCACTGGCTCGCTACAACTTTGACCGGTCATTGATGGTGGAAGGAGAGGATACTTTGGGGGCGGCGCCTTTTGTGGCTATCGATAGCATCCAGCGTAAATTTCAGTTCGAGCATCAGCTAAAAGAAGATACGCGCTATGAAATCATTTTCTCCGACTCAATCTTTTACAGCATCTATGGCCTTACCAATGACTCGCTGGGATTTGCTTTTAGCACCGGCAGCCTCCGCGAATATGGTAGCATCCTTCTGAATGTAAGTCTCGACAGCACCGCCAGGCCCTATATAATTCAGTTGTTGGACGCGAAAGAGCGCGTTCTTCGTGAGTTTTATCTTACCGAATCGCAACAGGTACAAATGGATTTTTTAAAACCGGATACCTATCTCATAAAAGCTATCGCCGACCGCCGGCCAAATCGTCGTTGGGACACCGGAGTTTACACCGATGGCCGGCAGCCCGAACGGGTGTATTATTTCCCTGATGAGCTAATAGTAAGAGCTAACTGGGATATCGAAAAGACATGGAAATTGCCGTGA
- a CDS encoding metalloregulator ArsR/SmtB family transcription factor: MDRKTKIDLEKLEAAASRLRAIGHPMRIAIIELLEQKPLNVTEIYTELNIEQAAASHHLNVLKNKNMLVSRRRGKKIFYSLRNHALTELIDCINRCNE; this comes from the coding sequence ATGGATAGAAAAACGAAGATTGATCTCGAAAAACTCGAAGCTGCCGCCAGTCGCCTCAGAGCCATTGGCCACCCCATGCGCATCGCCATCATCGAGTTGCTGGAGCAAAAACCTTTGAACGTTACCGAAATTTACACCGAACTTAACATCGAACAGGCAGCCGCCTCGCACCACCTCAACGTTTTAAAAAATAAGAATATGCTCGTTTCACGACGACGCGGCAAAAAAATATTCTATTCGCTGCGCAATCACGCACTCACAGAGTTGATCGATTGCATCAATCGTTGCAACGAATAG
- a CDS encoding L,D-transpeptidase — MLTRKPCFKTILILAIVLLALAGAAWWIIANRPQPPIAEIAMARGRLSLARAANANIYMPVDFKEASALYDSANGAWKAENERFFLSRSYDRTRNFARLSTQKSEQIAKKAASYSYDLKTTLKKRITALRNKTVNFDSYFSELPIDKEVRHSFQSAVMSLTEAETAYKAANYLLCHEKTKLAADDIDFIYTQTRNTLEDYFENFSVWVERNNEALRQSKSSGDYVLVVSKFQKKCFVYHRGEQVNELDIELGKNWIGDKRHLGDKATPEGKYKVTKKKSGKQTKYYKALLIDFPNNEDRKRFDAEKKNGTLPRSADIGGLIEIHGGGGRGTDWTDGCIALTNENMDWLFARTKEGTSIYIIGSLVPLEKLVAW, encoded by the coding sequence ATGTTAACGAGAAAACCCTGCTTCAAAACCATTCTTATCCTGGCAATCGTATTGCTTGCTCTGGCTGGTGCTGCCTGGTGGATTATCGCCAACAGGCCTCAGCCGCCGATAGCCGAAATAGCAATGGCGCGCGGGCGGCTTTCGCTTGCACGCGCTGCCAATGCCAACATTTATATGCCTGTCGATTTTAAGGAGGCTTCGGCATTGTACGATTCGGCCAACGGTGCATGGAAAGCTGAAAACGAGCGGTTTTTTCTCAGTCGCAGTTACGATCGTACACGGAATTTTGCCCGGCTTTCAACACAAAAATCAGAGCAGATTGCGAAAAAGGCAGCCAGCTATTCCTATGATCTGAAGACAACGCTTAAAAAACGTATCACAGCCCTTAGAAACAAAACTGTTAATTTCGACAGCTATTTTTCCGAATTGCCAATCGACAAAGAGGTGCGGCATAGCTTTCAATCGGCGGTGATGAGCCTCACCGAAGCCGAAACAGCTTACAAAGCTGCCAATTATTTGTTGTGTCACGAAAAAACCAAACTTGCCGCCGACGACATCGACTTTATCTATACCCAGACCCGCAACACACTGGAAGACTATTTTGAAAATTTTAGTGTTTGGGTCGAACGAAACAACGAGGCCTTGCGGCAGTCGAAGTCCTCGGGCGATTATGTGCTTGTGGTGAGTAAGTTTCAAAAGAAATGTTTTGTGTATCATCGCGGCGAACAGGTGAACGAACTGGATATTGAGCTGGGGAAAAACTGGATTGGCGACAAACGACACCTCGGCGACAAGGCTACTCCAGAAGGAAAGTATAAAGTGACAAAAAAGAAATCGGGCAAGCAGACCAAGTATTACAAGGCTTTGTTGATCGACTTTCCTAACAACGAAGACCGCAAACGCTTTGATGCTGAAAAGAAAAATGGTACGTTGCCACGGAGTGCCGACATAGGCGGGTTGATTGAAATACATGGCGGCGGTGGACGCGGCACCGACTGGACCGATGGCTGCATAGCGCTAACGAACGAAAATATGGATTGGCTCTTTGCACGCACCAAAGAAGGTACTTCGATTTACATCATCGGCTCGCTGGTGCCACTCGAAAAGCTTGTTGCATGGTAA
- a CDS encoding redox-sensing transcriptional repressor Rex — MYLPDKTVERLSQYRRSLMVTLNSGKLFIFSHEIAQLLHITPVQVRRDIMLIGYNGTLRKGYDVGELIDLIGKIIDTENGQHVCIMGLGNLGKAIMKYFGGKRPKLKIVAAFDVNPEKTTQLYAGIPVFHIDELQHKVAELTISIGIITVPVDKAVETAELLVQAGIKGILNFSSKPLNLPNHVYLEEYDMITSIEKVAYHTKRSN; from the coding sequence ATGTATTTACCGGATAAAACCGTGGAGCGTCTGAGCCAATACCGGCGCAGCCTGATGGTGACGCTCAACAGCGGCAAATTGTTTATTTTTTCGCACGAGATAGCGCAACTGCTGCACATCACACCTGTGCAGGTGCGCCGCGACATTATGCTCATCGGCTACAACGGAACGCTGCGCAAGGGTTACGATGTGGGAGAACTCATCGACCTGATCGGCAAAATCATCGACACCGAAAACGGCCAGCATGTGTGTATCATGGGTCTGGGGAATCTCGGCAAAGCCATCATGAAATATTTCGGTGGCAAGCGCCCCAAGCTGAAAATTGTAGCAGCCTTTGATGTAAATCCCGAAAAGACAACCCAGCTTTATGCCGGCATCCCGGTATTTCATATCGATGAGTTGCAGCATAAAGTGGCGGAGCTTACTATCAGCATCGGCATTATCACTGTGCCGGTGGATAAAGCTGTCGAAACCGCCGAGCTTCTTGTGCAGGCCGGCATCAAAGGAATTCTCAACTTCTCATCCAAGCCGCTCAACCTGCCCAACCACGTTTATCTCGAAGAGTACGACATGATCACGTCGATCGAAAAAGTGGCCTATCATACCAAGCGGAGCAACTAA
- a CDS encoding SAM-dependent chlorinase/fluorinase — MPIITLLSDWGSRDHYQAMVKSKIIGRMPGAVIVDISHSIPPFNLNSASFVLRNTFAGFPPGTFHLIDIMADATIEMPHVVVLYDGHYFIGSDNGIFSLVFDHAPERIVEIDMIQDTDTYTFATYDIFIKVVQHISEGGTLEEIGPDRQALTERIPFRPVTTPDLIKGHVIYIDHYENVITNITRPLYLEVGRKRDFVLTFGAERYSVKTISQSYKDVGAGEILAFFNATGHLEIAVSMANAAGLLGIRHNDSVRMEFK; from the coding sequence ATGCCAATAATTACTCTTTTGAGCGATTGGGGTTCCCGCGATCATTATCAAGCCATGGTCAAGTCGAAGATCATTGGGCGCATGCCGGGTGCTGTCATCGTGGATATTTCTCACAGCATTCCGCCATTTAATCTCAACAGCGCCTCTTTTGTTCTCCGCAATACTTTTGCAGGATTTCCGCCCGGCACCTTTCATCTTATCGACATCATGGCCGACGCAACCATCGAGATGCCGCACGTGGTGGTGCTTTATGACGGGCATTATTTTATCGGCAGCGACAACGGTATTTTTTCGCTGGTGTTCGATCATGCACCCGAACGGATTGTAGAAATCGACATGATTCAGGATACCGACACTTACACTTTTGCTACTTACGACATCTTCATCAAAGTGGTGCAGCATATTTCCGAAGGTGGCACTTTGGAGGAGATTGGCCCCGATCGTCAGGCACTCACTGAGCGTATTCCTTTTCGGCCGGTTACCACGCCCGATCTTATCAAAGGCCACGTGATTTATATCGATCATTACGAAAATGTGATCACCAACATTACGCGCCCGCTCTATCTGGAGGTAGGCCGTAAACGGGATTTCGTGCTAACGTTTGGCGCTGAGCGTTACAGCGTTAAGACCATAAGTCAATCCTACAAAGACGTTGGCGCGGGTGAGATTCTTGCTTTTTTTAATGCTACCGGCCATCTCGAAATAGCCGTGAGCATGGCCAATGCCGCCGGCCTGCTGGGCATTCGTCACAACGACTCGGTAAGGATGGAGTTTAAGTAG